The genomic DNA TCATTAGTGCCTTGTTGAAGGTTATATAAGTACCTTTTATGGGTTCATTGGTGCCATGATTGAAGGTTTTATTTGTACCTTTCATGGGTGGTCTTTTGGTGGCAAAATATTTGGCATTTTAGAGAAAATTGAGTGCCAATTTATTTTGGCGTTTTCGTGTCTAAATAAAGAGTTTTTTTGGttagattttatttattttctttcttttttgaataatttattgaatatgattttaatatatttttgtctAGTTCATTTGTTTTATTTTTAGGATACTTCTCTTATCAAACGTTTAAAGCACAAGCATTTATCCAGGGATTACGGATCCGGAAAATTTTTAGAATACAATAGATGATTGGAAGAGATTTAATGGAGGTTCTCTTATCAGATTTAAAACTCTATTATCAACCAAGATCTCGGATTACAAGATAATTTTGAATATATGCAAGATTATCCGGGCAATAATCATACACTAGTTTACTTAATTTTTTATAGAATATTTTTTTAGTAGGTACTCTTTTTCCCCTTCTGAGTTTTTTCCCCATTGAGTTTTACTCTTGCGGGGTTTTAATGAAGCCTTTTTGTGGGTTATCTGATCGAACATTAGGGCGATATTGTCTAAATTTCTGGGAGCACTTGCCTACTTTTTAGTTAAATGATATACTCTGATAAATGAAGGAAACTCTGTCCCTCCGCGTTGTATTCTTGATATTTATCGATGGTCTGAAAAAACAGAATTTGAAAAAGGAGAGCTCTTTGTTTTTATTTTGGGCTCGTGGGCTGAAATATTAACGGCCCAACACAACTCATAACTGGGTTATTAATCCTATAAATAAACGTTTGTCATTACTGATCTAATTTTTATTCACATTGCCCTTTCTGCAAGCAAACAGTAGATACAAAGAGGAAGAAGATACATACAAACTTCTGTATCTACAGCTATGCCGACAGGTAAGTTTTTAGCTCTTTCTTATCAATGCTTGTATAAATTTACTTTTATTCTTCAATCAATTGATTTTATGTATATAGGCGAGATTAATTGAATTGATTCAAGTTAAGTTTACTTgttttgtatgtatatatgtgtgtatttTTAATTAGGTTTAGTTTAATTTTGTGATGATTTGATGTACCCTAATTATTTTTTGTTAATTGATTGTATTGTTTCGTATTTGTGCGTATATGTTGTGTTTAGGGCTTGCGAAATGGTAGTTTAAGTAATTATAGTATGTGGATCTTTTCGTGTTAATAGTCGATTAAGTGATAACATCGATTGAACATTATTGTATTAGACGCGATAGATTGTAAACTGTGTCCTTGAGGATTGTAGATTATTTGCTCTAGGACACCGGCTTGCCCCCATGGGAAAGTTGTGCATGGTCATTGTCTGAGTAGGAATTCTTAATTTAAGCTCTTGATTAACTTGCATTACTCAAAAGTCAAAAATGTTCAGTGTGTGTGTTTGTCggaatataatttaaaatttcatGGTCATTTATAAACATCATTATACGCTTATATGTCACGTGCCATCCGTTAATCGTAACTTGGAAATTTTGGTGAGCATTAGAGTGTTGAAATAATTTCTTACAACAAATTTGAGGGGTACACTTGTCTTGCAGTTGGGAGCATAATATTATTCTATGCTCTATTGTGTTCAGTTGACATAATAATATTGTCAATATCTTTGCAGTGAGTGTAAAATGGCAAAAGGAGCTATTTTCAGGTGTGGAAATTGACACTACCCAGCCACCATATGTTTTCAAAGCTCAGTTGTATGACCTAACAGGAGTACCACCGGAAAGACAGAAGATTATGGTGAAAGGTGGTTTGTTAAAGGTGATTGATTTGTAAATTCTGTGCATTAGGTTCTGATAGATACCTATGTAAGTTTGGCATATTCAAGCGCGCTTGTTAAAATTTTGGTCTTCTCTTTGACAATTTAGGATGATGCAGATTGGTCGAAATTAGGAGTGAAAGAGGTAGGTAATTTTGATGTCAATAGCTTTTTGCATTTGTGCACAGACAGAGGGCGACTGCCTAGGCATTACAGTATTACACACCTGAAGTGGATGAAGATAATTGGTTATTGTAGAATAATGTAGTGCTCTTGTACAGGGTCAAAAATTAATGATGATGGGAACAGCAGATGAGATTGTGAAGGCACCTGAGAAGGGTCCCGTTTTCATGGAGGACCTTCCAGAAGAAGAACAAGTGGTAGCAGTGGTAACATTCTTATTCTATGCATCTCACAGATGTTTCAATACCTCCTTAGTTGCTTTAATAGTTACCAAAATAGTGCATGTTACACAACATTTTCTTATTGGCAAATAATGATTTTTCCTATTCTATTATCTCAATCATTGTTACCAATGCAAATTTTGTATGAACCCTAATATTGTTCATTCCGTTTATAATATATTTCCTCCCATTAGCATTCAATTTTAGACTCGCTATTCAAATTCGACCAGTAACTTCCTCAGACGCATAAAGATTATAATTCTGGCGAAGTTATTTCTCAAGAAGTTACCTATCGAAAACGTCAACCTTTTCTACGAATGCAAGACTAGATGCTTGGCACAAACTTACATAAATGTATCTCTTTGGATGGGCAGGCTAGGACAGATTATCTGGTCTAGGTTGCATACACTGGTTTCTCGGTGcctaaattttttttttttatatttaaagaATCATAGCGACACTTATATTTTTCTCTCCTGCCGTCAGGAACTGAGGTTTCTGACTTTGTAGTTTTTGAGATTTTCTGTGTTTTTCATTGAGAAGAATAATAAATTATTAGAGAACAGAGAACTATAGCTAGAAATGCAAGTAAAACAGGTAGAGATTGAGATATCTAGAGCGATAGAAACCCTAGAAAGAGAGATCAGTTATAGAGAGAGAAAGTGCAGATTGCAGAGAACTAGAGAGAGAAAGAGTTGGTGGACAAAAGTTCCATTTTTTGAATTATAGTTTGCACAGAACTAAATTGAAACTAAGATTTATGGACTATGGAGGTTCCTTTCCGAGTGCTTAGGAAATGACCTGACTACCCTCACTAACAGTCTATAACTGTTACCACTAGTAATATGCATAAATCCCTTTTCCACACCTACAAATTACAAATTTAATTTAATGATGTTTCCATACTAGTTTACAGCTTAATTATGCACTTGAATAATATTATCTTTTAGTAAATGTGACATTTGCTTGCAGGGGCATTCTGCTGGCTTATTTAATCTTGGGAATACCTGTTACATGAATTCCACTATGCAGTGCTTGCACTCAGTTCCAGAGCTGAAGTCTGCTTTGATCAAGTTAATCCCTTCTTTAAgcataaatatatatttttgtgTTCTGATTTCATTATATATTTGGTTTTCATATGTTGGTAGAATTTACCTTAGGAGACTGAACTCTCACTAATTAATATCATCTAATTTTATGGTCAGGTATCCACATTCTGGTAGAAGCAACGATTTAGATCAGTCATCTCATCTCTTGACCGTTGCAACACGGGATTTATTTAGTGAACTTGATAAGAGTGTCAAAGCAGTTGCACCAATGCAGTTTTGGACAGTATGTCTCTATCCTTTAGAGTTCTGATTTCCCAATGTCAGATGTTAGATTGGATTAAACATTATCTGTCATTAAGTCCGAGTTATTAAAAATAGTTAAATGTGCATAATTATAAGCTATGAACCACGCTCTATTAGATGTCTTGGAATAGTTAAATTGCACTGGCAGAAATGTTTCGCTTCTTGAGGGTATAATTCAAGAATTTAATTTCTCCAAATTTTTGAGTTGCTTACTCTAACAAAATTGTTTTCTGCTTTTAGATAATTTGTTATATGAAAATGGTCTGTTGGCcatattttttgtaattttgttATTGGTATACGTAGTTTACGTCCCTTAAAAAGGGGGATTGTGTTATAATTTCTTTTGAATGAATTAAACAATAAAAATTCACTTTGCCTTCGCTGTAGGGGCCATAAAAGTAGAATCTTGTTTACTAAAAATGGTCCTATTGCAAGTAAAGGTTACAGAcatatttagcaaaaaaaaagttACAGACTTGCAGTACTTTTGCCAAGTTGAGCTCTTCTATAGTTTGAGTTACTTTGTTTAGATATTTCTGCGGCAGCTTGTGTACTGGTACCATACTTGGATTCTATATAATTTATCTACACTTGCAGGTTTTGCGCAAAAAGTATCCTCAATTTGGACAGCTGAACAATGGTGCCTTCATGCAACAGGTCTATTAGTTCTTCTCCGTGCAGCCAAATATCTTAGATTTATAACTAAATGTATTTGCCTATTTGGCTTGCACCTGTGGTTTCTTATACATATTGATAATCTACAGGATGCTGAAGAATGTTGGACACAGATTTTGTACACACTTTCTCAGTCTCTGAAACCACCGAATAATAGGTAACTTTGCAGCTGTAAGATATTTGGTGTGCTGTTGTATATTTATCAAAATATGTAAGAAAACACATATTTTGGACACATTTCTCAGTTTCTAAAAGCACCGAATAACTGTAAAACgcggctctctctctctcataatAATTTTAGTTGATTACTTTACTTTCACACCCCCCCCCCCGGGAATCTCTTTGCCAGTAAAAATCAAAATTGCATGTGAAAATATTCAGTACTCACCTTGGCTAATAAGTTTATGGGTTAAACTTTTATACTGATACATTTCTGGAATAAAATCGTAATCTGTTAGCTAAACTGGATTACTTTTTTCAAGCTCCTCTACGAATGGAGCaatttttaagaataaatctTGTTACCAAGTATAGGTCAGTAACTGTTAACTATATTCTAACTTCAAGTTTCATCATAATGATTTCAGTGAAAATCTTGACGCGATCAAACGGCTTTTTGGCATCGAACTTGTCAGCAGGTATTTACATGTGATTAATGTTTAAATACATTTTTGATTAATGTGAGTACCGAGTCCTTAAATCTCTGGTTATAAGGGTTTCACCTTGCAAGCTGGTGTCCGTTTGATACAATGATAGCTAAATTGTGGAATTTGCATGGGCCTGAGTACAAAATTGGGGTTCAGCTAGTGTCCAAGTGCTCGACTAATCTAATTCTAAAACCATTGCGGATTAGTACAGTTTTTTGTTTTTTATGACTATAGCTAATTTTCCTGGAAATGTTTGTCCTCTGTAGTATCATTTTGAAATATGTCCACTCTTTACTGGTGTGTAATTTCTagaaaattttaactgaatataCTCGTACATTTCAATTAAACAATTTAAGTTATATTCAAAAAGTATTATTGTCCGTTCCATGTACATATTCTATTACAATTTTTCAATTACATGTGTTTGTATGTGGGTACATTTCTTCCCAAATTTTCCACTATGACTGATACTGATGACTGATGAGTGTATATGTAATTTTTCCGATATTTCTCCTGTAACTAGTTCTGATGGTTGAATAATTGAGTAGAAGTGATTACTTGAATAACAGTGGCATGATTATACACTTGAGATAACCCTGACCTTAGTTACCCGGACTCGGGTAAGGGTGTCGGATACGGGTACGGTTCCAAGTGTGAGACttttagtttttaaaaacttaGGATTCGTGGATATGGATCCAAAATCGGACACGGGTGCGAGGATTCGGCATATAACCTCCAAATAAGCGAAATTATACCTATTTTTATACATTATATATGTAAATTCATGTCTTCTACCACATAAAGTAAACATGTACATAATAAACATATACATAATTGTTTGtcatatttataaaataaatcaacaCGATGACATGAAAATAGTAATCCATAGATATCTCTCCATAGAATTGAGAGAATTAAGTCGTTGTGAGGCCTTGTAAATCATTTTGAAGTAGATTTCGTAAGTTTTAAGTGTTTGGTTTCCATCTGAAGGATCCGACTCAGATCCCATACCCACACCCATCTCATGTCCGATGGACACGGGTAGAGGGCAAAATTGAAGAGTTTTGGTAACTTAGACTGTGATTATGTGTTGGTGGATATAATGCTTATTTTGTATTATATATCTATTTTTGAAAATGCAGAACTAAAATTCTATAATATTGTCGCCATCAAAGCAGTGAATCAGTTTGCATTCTCATATCATTTAAGAAAATAGACCTTTTTTATTTTCAAGATATATTTATTGCCAACTTGCATTGTCCCATCTTTTAGGACACTGGTTGTTGGTTCATCTATTAACCTATTTTCCCATGATAACAGGGTGCACTGTGCAGAAAGTGGAGAAGAAAGCTCAGAGTCGGAGTCAGTTTACTCTTTAAAGTGCCATATATCACATGAGGTCAACCACTTACATGAAGGGTTAAAACATGTGAGTTGTATCTTGCTAAGTCTTTTTGGGCTGTTTCGAACATTATTTTAAGTTCTCATGCGATGTACTTAACAAAGTTATATCTTGAGCTTGTCTAACACCGCAATTCATTAATACTTGATTTCCTGATGGAGGCCGCTTTAATAGGAAATAGAACTTCCCCTATCACAACTTTTGTTACGTTTTTTTTATTAATAGCTTCCATATTTATAACTTCTGTACAACTTCACGTTGTAATGAACATCATTCATATTTTTCCctagtactccctccgtccctttcaattgtttacattttttaaagagtgtccgacacgcattttaaggtgcatattaCGTATAACtctgtaattttttttacaattttgtttttctgaataaaaattaaaacatttaacttttattcagaaaaaaattgtaaaaataagttacataacaATACATTTTATacaccttaaaatgcgtgccggacacttactcagaaatgtaaacaattgaaagggactgagggagtatatTTTATCCACAATACTGCGGACCTAGTTCACGATTCATTCATTTATACAAACTAATTTAATGAATACAGGGACTGAAATCAGAACTGGAAAAGTCTTCTCCTTCACTGGGTCGCAGTGCTATATACGTGAAAGATTCACGTGTTAACGGATTGCCAAGGTATAATCTATTGCAGTCGTTAAAGATTTTATATGTCTGCTAGCATGTGTCAACAAATGATGACAGTTTCCATCAAATGATGAATTTTATTTTAGTTGTAATTAGTGCTCTTATAACTAATGAATACGGTGATCTTGTATTCCCCATCCGCTTGAATTTTTTTCCTATTAACATATACAACTTCCTTCTATACTACATGCGCCAAATAAAAGGAATTCATA from Apium graveolens cultivar Ventura chromosome 5, ASM990537v1, whole genome shotgun sequence includes the following:
- the LOC141723920 gene encoding ubiquitin carboxyl-terminal hydrolase 6-like, producing MPTVSVKWQKELFSGVEIDTTQPPYVFKAQLYDLTGVPPERQKIMVKGGLLKDDADWSKLGVKEGQKLMMMGTADEIVKAPEKGPVFMEDLPEEEQVVAVGHSAGLFNLGNTCYMNSTMQCLHSVPELKSALIKYPHSGRSNDLDQSSHLLTVATRDLFSELDKSVKAVAPMQFWTVLRKKYPQFGQLNNGAFMQQDAEECWTQILYTLSQSLKPPNNSENLDAIKRLFGIELVSRVHCAESGEESSESESVYSLKCHISHEVNHLHEGLKHGLKSELEKSSPSLGRSAIYVKDSRVNGLPRYLTVQFVRFFWKRESNQKAKILRKVDYPLELDIYDLCSDDLKKCLQTPRQILRDEEGKKLGLKSNQKTPISADNDVKMSDAEGSSKESGESSKIASQEGDLPDKEMQPTGIYDLVAVLTHKGRSADSGHYVAWVKQESGKWIQYDDDNPIPQREEDIVKLSGGGDWHMAYICMYKARFIPK